A window of Nonomuraea angiospora genomic DNA:
CTGCGCGGCGACGGCCTCCACCACGGCGGGCGGGCAGTGGCCGAGCAGCGCCGGGCCCTGGCCGAGCACGTAGTCGGTGTAGACGTTGCCGTCGACGTCCCAGAGCCTGGCTCCCGATGCCCTGTCCACGTAGAGCGGCACGCCCGCGGTGCGGCGGGCGTCGCTGGAGACGCCGCCCGCGATGTAGCGCTGGGCATGGGTGTAGAGGTCGCGGCTGACGTCCAGAGTGCGGGTCATGCCGACCATCCAACGGCGGCACCTCGCCCGGCCACAAGAAAGAGAGCAAGAAGCGGGTCTAAGCGCAAATTTCGGTGCTTGTGGAGGTCACAGGGCCTTGATGGGCTTACGGACATGTTTCTTGGACGCATTCGGCGCACCGCTTCCGGCCCCGTCGAGCTGGTGGCCCGGCGTGCGCCCGGCGAGCTCGTGAGCCTGGCCGACCTCGGGTCCGACCCGGTGGCGGCCCTGGACTCGTACGGGCTCGACCGCCTGACCGAGCTGGTGGCCGGCCACGACGGCCCCACGCTGGACGAGGGCGCGGTCGTCTTCGAGCCGCCCGTGGCCACCTGCACGAAGATCTGCTGCCTGGCGCTGAATTACCAGGAGCACGCGGACGAGAGCGGCCTGGAGGTGCCGCCGGAGCCGGTGCTGTTCTTCAAGCCGCCGTCCGCGCTCGTGGGCCACGGCCACCCGGTCGTCGCCCCCGCCCGCACCCGCCACCTGGAGCACGAGGTGGAGCTGGCCGTGGTCATCGGCAAGGTGACCAGGGACCTGCCGGCCGAGCGGTGGCGCGAGGCCGTCGCCGGCTACACCGTGATCAACGACATGACGGCCCGCGACCTCCAACTGGCCAACATCGCCCGCAACGTGCCGTGGGACCAGTCGAAGGGGTTCGACACCTTCGCGCCCGCGGGACCGTACCTGGCGACGGTGGACGAGGTGCCCGACCCGCAGGAGCT
This region includes:
- a CDS encoding fumarylacetoacetate hydrolase family protein translates to MFLGRIRRTASGPVELVARRAPGELVSLADLGSDPVAALDSYGLDRLTELVAGHDGPTLDEGAVVFEPPVATCTKICCLALNYQEHADESGLEVPPEPVLFFKPPSALVGHGHPVVAPARTRHLEHEVELAVVIGKVTRDLPAERWREAVAGYTVINDMTARDLQLANIARNVPWDQSKGFDTFAPAGPYLATVDEVPDPQELELTLEVDGEVRQRANTRQMVFGLPRLIADLSDGMTLMPGDLIATGTIAGIAPLKDGDTMRATVEGIGTLVNTVKFRSA